From a single Microcoleus sp. FACHB-672 genomic region:
- the mutS gene encoding DNA mismatch repair protein MutS — translation MTLYSASTPNQPNQPTIKNADYRLIDREQLSPMYRHYADMKDKYPHAILLYRVGDFFETFFQDAITVSRELELVLTSKEGGKEVGRVPMTGVPHHALDRYSTQLVEKGYAIAVCDQVEDAAEAAAERRIVERQITRVITPGTVLEEGMLKARRNNFLAAAVITGSHWGLAYADISTGEFLTTQADDLEQLSQELMRLQPSEVLIPTDAPDIGSLLRPGETSEHLPSCLPPSFCYALRSQRPFTQVEARQRLLQRFKVRSLEGMGCEHLPLAVRAAGGLLEYLENTFEQGTGEKLKSSNPQFTAKTKIPLQPVRTYTLADFLIIDHQSRRNLEITQTVRDGTFYGSLLWALDKTGTAMGGRALRRWLLQPLLDIKGISARQDTIQELVDNNSFRQDLQQLLRQIYDIERLAGRAGSGTANAKDLVTLAESLGKLPELANLASAGTSPYLKALQNVPQVLEQLAHRLREHLVDSPPIHLTEGNLIRPGIHPQLDAMRQQVEEDRQWIAQLEVTERERTGIPNLKVGFNKTFGYYISISKSKTEQAPKDYLRKQTLTNEERYITTDLKEREARILTARDDLNQLEYEVFAGLRAEVGEQAELIRKVAKAVAAADVLCGLAEVAVHLGYCRPTMVESREIAIIDGRHPVVEQSLPAGFFVPNSAHLGTPETASPTPDLIILTGPNASGKSCYLRQIGLIQLMAQIGSFVPAASATLGISDRIFTRVGAVDDLATGQSTFMVEMNETANILNHATPKSLVLLDEIGRGTATFDGLSIAWSVAEYLATDIASRTIFATHYHELNELASILSNVANYQVTVKEFPDRIVFLHQVHPGGADRSYGIEAGRLAGLPASVIERARQVMSQIEKHSKIAVGLRQGGAKKDNKNGKPILEQLDIFEK, via the coding sequence ATGACCCTTTACTCTGCATCTACCCCCAACCAACCCAACCAACCGACTATAAAAAATGCGGACTACCGGCTGATAGATCGTGAACAGCTATCACCCATGTACCGGCATTATGCGGATATGAAAGATAAATATCCTCATGCGATCCTGCTGTATCGGGTTGGGGACTTCTTTGAAACCTTCTTTCAAGACGCAATTACCGTCTCACGAGAACTCGAACTCGTCCTCACTAGCAAAGAAGGGGGTAAAGAAGTGGGGCGTGTGCCAATGACCGGCGTTCCTCACCATGCCTTAGATCGCTACTCTACGCAACTCGTCGAAAAAGGCTATGCGATCGCAGTCTGCGATCAAGTGGAAGACGCCGCAGAAGCCGCCGCAGAACGCCGCATCGTTGAACGCCAAATCACCCGCGTCATCACGCCAGGGACGGTTCTAGAAGAAGGAATGCTGAAAGCGCGGCGCAATAACTTCCTCGCCGCCGCCGTGATCACCGGCAGTCATTGGGGTTTAGCCTATGCAGATATCTCCACCGGCGAATTTTTAACCACCCAAGCGGATGACTTGGAACAGCTAAGCCAAGAATTGATGCGGCTGCAACCCTCAGAAGTGCTGATTCCCACGGATGCGCCGGATATCGGCAGTTTGCTGCGTCCCGGCGAAACTTCTGAACACTTGCCTAGCTGCCTGCCGCCTTCTTTTTGTTACGCCTTGAGATCGCAAAGACCGTTTACTCAAGTCGAAGCACGTCAACGACTGTTGCAACGCTTTAAAGTGAGATCGCTGGAAGGGATGGGGTGCGAACATTTACCCCTGGCAGTCCGCGCCGCCGGCGGTTTGCTGGAATATTTGGAAAATACATTTGAACAGGGAACCGGGGAAAAGCTGAAATCTTCCAATCCCCAATTTACCGCCAAAACCAAAATTCCCTTACAGCCGGTGCGAACCTACACACTTGCTGATTTTCTGATTATTGATCATCAGAGCCGGCGCAATTTGGAAATTACCCAAACCGTCCGGGATGGCACTTTTTATGGTTCACTGTTGTGGGCGCTGGATAAAACCGGCACTGCAATGGGTGGAAGGGCATTGCGCCGGTGGTTGTTGCAACCTTTGCTAGATATTAAAGGCATTAGCGCCCGACAAGATACGATTCAAGAATTGGTAGACAATAATTCCTTTCGCCAAGATTTGCAACAGTTATTACGGCAAATTTATGATATTGAAAGGCTGGCAGGGCGGGCCGGCTCTGGTACAGCGAATGCAAAAGATTTAGTAACTTTAGCAGAATCTTTAGGAAAACTTCCAGAACTGGCAAACTTGGCATCTGCCGGCACCTCGCCTTATCTTAAAGCCTTGCAAAATGTGCCGCAGGTACTTGAACAACTGGCACATCGCCTGCGCGAACATTTAGTTGATTCCCCCCCCATCCATCTGACTGAAGGCAATTTAATTCGCCCTGGCATTCACCCTCAGCTTGATGCCATGCGCCAGCAAGTTGAGGAAGATCGGCAGTGGATTGCTCAATTAGAAGTAACCGAAAGAGAACGCACCGGCATTCCCAATCTTAAAGTTGGATTTAATAAAACCTTTGGCTACTATATCAGCATTAGTAAGTCTAAAACTGAGCAAGCCCCGAAAGATTATCTCCGCAAACAAACCCTGACGAATGAAGAGAGATATATCACCACAGATTTAAAAGAAAGAGAAGCTCGAATTCTCACCGCACGAGATGATTTAAACCAACTCGAATACGAAGTTTTTGCCGGCTTGCGTGCAGAAGTGGGAGAACAAGCAGAACTAATTCGCAAAGTCGCCAAAGCCGTTGCCGCAGCCGATGTCCTGTGCGGTTTAGCAGAAGTTGCTGTGCATCTAGGTTACTGCCGGCCTACGATGGTCGAAAGCCGAGAAATTGCAATTATTGACGGACGCCACCCCGTCGTTGAGCAATCTTTACCTGCCGGTTTCTTTGTCCCTAATTCAGCGCATTTAGGAACTCCAGAAACTGCCTCTCCTACTCCTGATTTAATCATTCTCACCGGCCCAAATGCTAGTGGAAAAAGCTGTTATTTAAGACAAATTGGTTTAATTCAATTAATGGCACAAATTGGTAGTTTTGTGCCGGCAGCTTCAGCAACCTTGGGAATTTCTGACCGCATTTTCACCCGTGTCGGTGCCGTCGATGATTTAGCAACCGGACAATCTACCTTTATGGTAGAAATGAATGAAACCGCAAATATTCTCAACCACGCCACACCAAAATCCCTTGTTCTGCTTGATGAAATTGGCAGAGGAACGGCAACCTTTGACGGTCTTTCAATTGCTTGGTCGGTTGCAGAATATCTGGCAACGGATATCGCTTCACGGACAATTTTTGCGACGCATTACCATGAATTAAATGAATTGGCATCAATTTTATCCAATGTCGCCAACTATCAAGTAACAGTGAAAGAATTTCCGGATAGAATAGTGTTTTTGCATCAAGTTCATCCCGGAGGCGCTGACCGTTCTTATGGAATAGAAGCGGGAAGATTAGCTGGTTTGCCGGCTTCTGTGATTGAACGTGCAAGGCAAGTCATGAGCCAAATAGAAAAGCACAGTAAGATTGCGGTTGGTTTGCGTCAAGGCGGAGCGAAAAAAGACAATAAAAATGGTAAGCCGATTCTTGAACAATTAGATATTTTTGAAAAGTAA
- a CDS encoding phthiocerol/phthiodiolone dimycocerosyl transferase family protein, producing MNNNRTLSLPEQAMELLNRHNGSFNIVTISRIKGEISEECLRGALDAVQRRHPLLSSRIVGTLDNLEFTSEGTNRIPLRVVLSGNKESWEDIVRKELNESIDSSKVLLRCRLISKPSENNISYLITTVHHAISDGLSCISLQSEIFKYYQIIASENSIDVDCLPNLPYLEELLPIWMKGKKGVSKGKWFLLKLKLQMLLHKPERLESEEVVPLESRSCGMTHRFLEKELTQKLIEVCRQENTTVQGALCAAMLITVANKIRMGEQRSINVSSRSYVDLRRHLEPPINPNNMGFLALFLTSLHNIQPHTSFWELSRKVTQNIKLGLKRKDFFKPLMLFRKIVEYYIDHPDESPLTIAVTNIGKVNIPRLYGNLEIEEISFVSSNAIFGKIFTVAVATFNEKMFLNFIASKPSLSQETIEMLANDVINCLVEVCQEKVVRTIK from the coding sequence ATGAATAATAACAGAACGCTTTCATTACCAGAACAAGCAATGGAGCTATTGAACCGCCATAATGGTTCATTTAATATAGTAACAATTAGTCGGATAAAAGGCGAAATTAGTGAAGAATGCTTGAGGGGTGCACTAGATGCAGTTCAAAGAAGACATCCTCTACTTAGCTCTCGGATTGTTGGAACGCTGGATAATCTTGAATTTACATCTGAAGGAACAAATAGAATACCTTTACGTGTAGTTTTAAGTGGCAACAAGGAAAGCTGGGAAGATATTGTCAGAAAAGAATTGAATGAAAGCATTGATAGCAGTAAGGTTTTGCTCCGGTGCCGTCTTATTTCCAAACCATCTGAAAATAACATAAGCTATTTGATTACAACTGTACATCATGCCATATCAGACGGGTTATCTTGTATAAGCCTACAATCAGAAATTTTTAAATATTACCAAATAATTGCTTCTGAAAATTCTATTGATGTTGATTGTTTGCCTAATCTTCCATACCTAGAGGAACTACTACCTATATGGATGAAAGGCAAAAAAGGGGTCAGTAAAGGAAAATGGTTTTTGCTAAAACTTAAATTACAAATGCTTTTGCACAAACCCGAACGATTAGAATCTGAAGAGGTGGTTCCCCTAGAGTCTCGTAGTTGTGGCATGACTCATAGATTTTTAGAAAAAGAATTAACCCAAAAATTAATTGAAGTTTGTCGTCAAGAAAATACAACAGTACAGGGTGCTTTATGTGCGGCAATGCTAATTACAGTAGCTAATAAAATTAGAATGGGAGAACAGAGAAGTATTAATGTTTCATCTCGTTCTTATGTAGATTTACGCAGGCATCTTGAACCTCCTATTAATCCTAATAATATGGGGTTTTTAGCTTTGTTTTTAACTTCACTACATAATATACAGCCCCATACATCATTTTGGGAGTTATCAAGGAAGGTTACTCAAAATATTAAATTAGGTTTAAAGCGAAAAGATTTTTTTAAGCCTCTAATGCTATTTCGCAAGATTGTTGAATACTATATTGATCATCCAGATGAATCTCCCTTGACAATTGCTGTTACTAATATTGGAAAAGTCAATATCCCTCGTTTGTATGGAAATCTAGAAATAGAAGAAATAAGTTTTGTTTCCAGTAATGCCATATTTGGTAAGATATTTACAGTTGCCGTGGCAACTTTTAACGAAAAAATGTTTCTTAATTTCATAGCCTCTAAGCCTTCACTTAGTCAGGAGACAATAGAGATGCTTGCTAATGATGTTATTAATTGTCTGGTGGAGGTTTGCCAAGAGAAGGTAGTAAGGACTATTAAATAG
- a CDS encoding AI-2E family transporter produces the protein MIALFRNLPKYIVWTLAFPVFVLYGWLALLIFNYFQPLISLFIASILFAFILDYPVKFLQKRGVLRTNAVVLVFLIALLVFLALAITLFPLIIEQLNEFSKRLPSWIDSGIKQLQVLNKWAVTRNLPLDLSEVATKQTERLSGQIDSVTGSILGFAIETLGSVLNLFLTAVLTFYLVLHGERLWDGIFLWFPPNIGPIVRRSLRQNFHNYFIGQSTLAALSGVAMTLAFLAIQVPLALLFGFGLGLMGLFPLMTGVGISLVGLLLALQNFWLGMKVLLIAFSIDWVNANLIAPRILGGFTGLNPVWILVSLLLGAKIGGVLGLLIAVPLASFIKSTADSLRDGTWN, from the coding sequence ATGATTGCTCTTTTTAGAAATCTGCCAAAATACATAGTTTGGACATTAGCTTTTCCAGTATTTGTTCTATATGGCTGGCTTGCTCTTCTAATTTTTAATTATTTTCAACCACTTATCAGTCTTTTTATTGCTTCTATTTTATTTGCTTTTATTTTAGATTATCCGGTTAAATTTTTACAAAAAAGAGGCGTACTCAGAACTAATGCAGTTGTTTTAGTTTTTTTAATTGCACTTTTAGTATTTTTAGCTTTAGCAATTACTCTTTTTCCGTTAATTATTGAACAGCTAAATGAGTTTTCTAAGCGTCTTCCAAGTTGGATAGATTCGGGAATTAAACAACTTCAAGTTTTGAACAAATGGGCGGTGACGCGAAATTTACCTCTCGATCTAAGTGAAGTAGCAACCAAACAAACGGAACGATTATCAGGACAGATTGATAGCGTTACTGGAAGTATTCTTGGGTTTGCCATCGAGACGCTTGGCAGTGTTTTAAATCTATTTCTAACGGCAGTCCTAACTTTCTATCTGGTTTTGCATGGAGAGCGTCTTTGGGATGGAATTTTCCTGTGGTTTCCTCCTAATATTGGGCCGATTGTGCGGCGTTCCCTTCGCCAGAATTTCCACAATTATTTTATCGGTCAATCAACATTAGCTGCTTTGAGCGGAGTGGCAATGACTTTGGCATTTTTGGCTATACAAGTTCCTCTAGCACTGCTGTTTGGATTTGGATTGGGTTTAATGGGTTTGTTTCCTTTAATGACTGGGGTAGGAATCAGTTTAGTCGGGTTACTGTTAGCATTACAAAACTTTTGGTTAGGAATGAAAGTTTTATTAATTGCTTTTTCGATAGATTGGGTTAATGCAAATTTAATTGCCCCTCGAATTCTGGGGGGATTCACCGGCTTAAATCCAGTGTGGATTTTAGTCTCCTTATTATTAGGGGCAAAAATAGGCGGAGTCTTGGGACTTTTAATTGCTGTTCCACTAGCAAGTTTTATTAAAAGTACGGCTGATAGTTTACGTGACGGCACCTGGAATTAA
- a CDS encoding diguanylate cyclase domain-containing protein: MKLYFQDATTDLTHLQALLDLSCELFCLWGSQPYWQPLNCAWERVLGWTADEVRAQPWIEFVHPEDVSTSLATMESCEGETVREFEQRCRHRDGSYRWLAWRVLFINENNACAVAQDITEQRQSKQPEQMLSELTLECVFSTKMTSDNQEMAKNDAFYSARWQEILGYEDAVKKHLDACATLVHPEDQARELGFVPIRQGSRDAPEWGNTTGEFFPASYVWGLPLADHSRASRQWQPLETELMASLGNQLAIATQQAELYQQMALANQELQRLASCDCLTQIANRRRLDEYLKQAWGKCAGEQMPLSLLLCDVDFFKVYNDTYGHQAGDECLKQVAAAISQVLKHPVDLVARYGGEEFAVVLPGTDLEEAMGVAEAILEAVKALAIPQAGSAVRDCVTLSAGVATVVPAPNGSVADLIATADRALYQAKTRGRDRCFADAGEDGAR; this comes from the coding sequence ATGAAGCTTTATTTCCAGGATGCGACGACTGACCTCACACACCTGCAAGCCTTACTAGACTTGTCTTGTGAGCTGTTTTGCTTGTGGGGATCGCAACCCTACTGGCAACCACTTAATTGTGCTTGGGAACGAGTGTTGGGTTGGACAGCAGATGAAGTGAGGGCGCAACCTTGGATAGAATTCGTGCATCCAGAGGATGTTTCAACCAGTTTGGCGACGATGGAAAGCTGTGAGGGAGAAACGGTGAGGGAGTTTGAGCAGCGATGCCGGCACAGAGATGGCAGCTACAGGTGGCTGGCTTGGCGCGTTTTATTTATTAACGAAAACAACGCCTGTGCGGTGGCGCAGGATATCACCGAGCAACGGCAGAGCAAACAGCCGGAGCAAATGCTTTCAGAACTTACCTTAGAGTGTGTGTTTTCCACAAAAATGACTTCAGATAACCAAGAGATGGCAAAAAACGATGCCTTCTATTCAGCGCGGTGGCAGGAAATCCTGGGGTATGAGGACGCGGTTAAAAAGCACCTCGACGCGTGCGCGACTCTGGTGCATCCTGAAGATCAGGCTAGAGAGTTGGGGTTTGTTCCGATTCGACAGGGCAGCAGGGATGCACCAGAGTGGGGCAACACAACCGGGGAATTCTTTCCGGCTTCTTATGTTTGGGGATTGCCGCTCGCTGATCACAGTCGCGCCTCCCGGCAGTGGCAACCGTTGGAAACTGAGTTGATGGCATCTTTAGGAAACCAGTTAGCAATCGCAACTCAGCAAGCAGAACTGTATCAACAGATGGCGCTGGCGAATCAGGAACTTCAGCGTTTGGCATCGTGTGATTGTTTGACGCAAATTGCCAATCGCCGCCGGCTGGATGAGTATTTGAAGCAGGCGTGGGGCAAATGTGCCGGTGAACAAATGCCTTTATCCCTGCTGCTGTGCGATGTTGACTTTTTTAAAGTTTACAACGACACTTACGGACACCAAGCGGGAGATGAGTGTCTTAAACAAGTGGCGGCTGCAATTAGTCAGGTTCTCAAGCATCCAGTAGATTTAGTTGCTCGCTATGGGGGTGAAGAATTTGCTGTGGTTTTGCCAGGAACTGATTTAGAGGAAGCGATGGGTGTGGCGGAAGCGATTTTAGAGGCTGTCAAGGCGCTGGCAATTCCCCAAGCGGGATCTGCGGTGAGGGATTGTGTTACGCTCAGTGCCGGTGTTGCAACTGTGGTGCCGGCACCCAATGGGAGTGTGGCTGATTTGATTGCTACGGCGGATCGGGCGCTGTATCAAGCCAAAACGAGGGGACGTGATCGCTGCTTTGCCGATGCCGGTGAAGATGGCGCACGGTAA
- a CDS encoding ABC transporter substrate-binding protein — protein MNRVGDSMSCTRRQALWFLVGAAGAGALHACTTVTPTPPENTLSTSIGIVTWVGLTPFYIAQQKGFFKELDINLEIKDFSASADSLASFAAGNLRGLAPVTSEAMLLAANGVNFRVVLVEDISVGADGILARNSIADIKDFKGKQIAVDQGSVSHYFLLQVLNEFGLSAADITLVAMTPSAAATAYEAGEIDIAVTYSPYLDKAKNTQKDGRVIYDSSQMPSAIVDLYVFETKFIESHPEAVGAFVQGIFQGLEFLKTNRQEGLEIAAKYLDITSAELDENLKLLQLPDLQMNLEMLGNPASKRYLLKTMQNMTEFLKQQNQINRVPDFSNLLAPEFVKAVKSSG, from the coding sequence ATGAACCGAGTGGGAGATTCAATGAGTTGTACGCGCCGGCAAGCGCTTTGGTTTCTCGTTGGTGCTGCTGGTGCCGGTGCCCTCCACGCTTGCACGACAGTCACCCCAACGCCCCCAGAAAATACCCTTTCCACTTCAATCGGAATCGTGACTTGGGTGGGACTGACACCGTTTTACATCGCTCAGCAGAAAGGTTTCTTCAAAGAACTAGACATCAATTTAGAAATTAAAGACTTCAGCGCTAGTGCCGATTCTCTGGCATCTTTTGCAGCAGGAAACCTTCGGGGGCTTGCGCCGGTGACATCGGAGGCTATGCTGTTGGCTGCAAATGGCGTCAATTTTCGAGTTGTTTTAGTGGAAGATATTTCGGTTGGAGCTGATGGCATTTTAGCGCGAAATAGCATAGCAGATATTAAAGATTTTAAAGGCAAACAAATTGCTGTAGATCAAGGCAGTGTCAGCCACTATTTCTTGCTGCAAGTGCTTAACGAATTTGGATTAAGTGCTGCCGATATTACCCTAGTGGCGATGACCCCATCTGCGGCAGCAACCGCTTATGAAGCCGGCGAAATTGATATTGCTGTAACTTATTCGCCTTATTTAGATAAAGCCAAGAACACGCAAAAAGATGGCAGAGTGATTTATGATTCTTCCCAAATGCCAAGTGCCATTGTTGATCTTTATGTCTTCGAGACAAAGTTTATTGAAAGCCACCCGGAAGCAGTAGGTGCATTTGTGCAAGGCATTTTTCAAGGTTTGGAGTTTTTGAAGACAAACCGACAGGAAGGATTGGAAATTGCAGCCAAATACCTTGATATTACCTCTGCCGAGTTAGATGAAAACTTAAAATTGTTGCAGTTGCCAGATCTTCAGATGAATTTAGAAATGCTGGGAAACCCTGCCAGTAAGCGGTACTTGCTGAAAACGATGCAAAACATGACAGAGTTTTTGAAACAGCAAAATCAAATTAACCGAGTACCCGACTTTTCTAATTTATTAGCTCCTGAGTTTGTAAAAGCGGTTAAAAGTAGCGGTTAA
- a CDS encoding NUDIX hydrolase, whose product MGDELVHVAIAILYRDNKFLLQLRDNIPGIAYPGYWGFFGGHIEAGEKPEDALRRELLEEITYTASVVSEFGLYSDAKAIRHVYHGPLTVDLNELVLNEGWDMGLLTPEEIRAGERYSERAGQVRPLGQIHQKILLDFMVGAEK is encoded by the coding sequence ATGGGTGATGAACTCGTTCATGTGGCAATTGCAATTTTATATCGAGATAACAAGTTTCTTCTGCAACTGCGAGATAATATTCCGGGAATTGCTTATCCAGGGTATTGGGGATTTTTTGGGGGACATATCGAAGCCGGCGAAAAGCCAGAAGATGCTCTAAGGCGGGAACTACTCGAAGAAATCACTTACACTGCATCGGTAGTTTCAGAATTTGGCTTGTATTCAGATGCTAAAGCAATCCGCCATGTCTATCATGGCCCTTTAACGGTAGATTTAAACGAGTTGGTACTTAATGAAGGGTGGGATATGGGACTACTGACTCCTGAAGAAATCAGGGCGGGTGAACGTTATTCAGAACGTGCCGGCCAAGTGCGGCCATTAGGGCAAATCCACCAGAAAATTTTATTAGATTTCATGGTCGGCGCAGAGAAATAA
- the folD gene encoding bifunctional methylenetetrahydrofolate dehydrogenase/methenyltetrahydrofolate cyclohydrolase FolD — MDAKTAQILDGKALAQKIQAELRDRIQTLQAKRERPPGLAVVMVGDNPASAAYVRNKERACEKTGIASLGKHLPAQTTQTELEELIEQLNQDERVDGILVQLPLPAHLDAVAALNKIDPKKDADGLHPTNMGRLVRGEAGLRSCTPAGVMRLLEEYDIDPAGKHAVIIGRSILVGKPMALMLLEANATVTIAHSRTPDLAAMTRSADILVAATGRSEMITAEMVKPGAVVVDVGINSVSDGAGKSRLVGDVHFESVQTVAQFLTPVPGGVGPMTVAMLLCNTVFSYSQGGEV, encoded by the coding sequence ATGGATGCCAAAACTGCTCAGATATTAGATGGTAAAGCGCTCGCCCAGAAAATCCAAGCCGAACTGCGAGATCGCATCCAAACCCTGCAAGCTAAACGGGAACGCCCGCCGGGACTAGCCGTAGTCATGGTGGGAGATAATCCCGCGAGTGCGGCGTATGTCCGCAATAAAGAGCGTGCTTGTGAGAAAACCGGCATTGCTTCTTTAGGCAAACATTTGCCGGCACAAACCACCCAGACAGAATTAGAAGAATTAATTGAACAGCTCAATCAAGATGAGCGCGTGGATGGAATTCTCGTGCAATTACCACTACCGGCACATCTGGACGCTGTGGCGGCACTGAATAAAATTGATCCCAAAAAAGATGCCGACGGACTCCACCCGACTAATATGGGGCGACTGGTGCGGGGAGAAGCCGGTTTACGCAGTTGCACACCGGCAGGGGTGATGCGACTGCTGGAAGAATATGACATTGACCCAGCCGGCAAACACGCGGTGATTATCGGACGCAGCATTTTGGTAGGTAAACCGATGGCGCTGATGCTGTTAGAGGCAAATGCCACAGTTACGATTGCCCATTCACGAACGCCAGACTTAGCCGCAATGACTCGCAGCGCTGATATTCTAGTCGCGGCAACAGGCCGCTCGGAAATGATTACAGCAGAAATGGTTAAACCTGGGGCGGTGGTTGTGGATGTGGGGATCAACAGCGTCAGCGATGGTGCCGGCAAAAGTCGCTTAGTGGGAGATGTCCACTTTGAATCGGTTCAAACCGTAGCGCAGTTTCTCACGCCGGTGCCGGGTGGGGTTGGCCCGATGACAGTGGCAATGCTATTGTGCAACACCGTTTTCAGCTACAGCCAGGGTGGAGAAGTTTAG
- the crtE gene encoding geranylgeranyl diphosphate synthase CrtE: MVSIKNIHSPQQEEESTFDLSAYLAGRQVQVEAALDRAIPLTYPEKIYEAMRYSVLAGGKRLRPILCLATCELTGGTLEMAMPTACALEMIHTMSLIHDDLPAMDNDDYRRGKLTNHKVYGEDIAILAGDGLLAYAFEFIAGQTQGVPAERVLQVIAKLGNAVGAAGLVGGQVVDLESEGKPDISLETLNFIHTHKTGALLESCVVCGAILAGSPAEDLQRLSRYAQNIGLAFQIVDDILDITATQEALGKTAGKDLQAQKATYPSLWGLEESERQARQLVEAAKAELASFGPKAQPLQAIADFITNRNH, encoded by the coding sequence ATGGTATCAATAAAGAACATTCATTCGCCTCAGCAGGAAGAGGAATCGACCTTTGACTTATCGGCCTATTTAGCAGGGCGACAAGTTCAGGTGGAAGCGGCGCTTGACCGTGCCATCCCCCTCACTTATCCTGAAAAAATTTATGAGGCTATGCGCTACTCCGTCTTAGCTGGGGGCAAGCGCCTACGTCCGATTTTATGTCTAGCGACGTGTGAACTAACCGGCGGCACCCTGGAAATGGCCATGCCGACCGCCTGCGCCTTGGAAATGATCCACACCATGTCGTTGATTCATGATGACTTGCCGGCAATGGATAATGACGATTACCGGCGGGGCAAACTGACCAATCACAAGGTATACGGCGAAGATATCGCGATTTTGGCAGGAGATGGCTTACTGGCTTATGCCTTTGAATTCATTGCCGGCCAAACTCAAGGCGTTCCCGCCGAAAGAGTCTTACAGGTGATTGCTAAACTGGGCAATGCAGTTGGGGCGGCTGGATTGGTCGGGGGGCAAGTGGTGGATCTCGAATCTGAGGGCAAGCCGGATATTTCTTTGGAAACCCTCAACTTTATCCATACCCACAAAACGGGTGCGCTACTAGAATCTTGTGTGGTTTGTGGGGCGATTTTGGCCGGATCGCCGGCTGAAGATTTGCAACGGTTGTCTCGCTACGCCCAGAATATTGGCTTGGCATTTCAGATTGTCGATGACATTCTGGATATCACCGCCACCCAAGAAGCACTGGGCAAAACTGCCGGTAAAGACTTGCAAGCCCAAAAAGCAACTTATCCCAGCCTTTGGGGACTAGAAGAATCTGAACGTCAAGCCCGCCAACTCGTAGAAGCCGCGAAGGCAGAACTTGCAAGCTTTGGGCCAAAGGCTCAACCGCTTCAGGCGATCGCAGATTTCATTACCAATCGCAATCATTAA
- a CDS encoding divergent PAP2 family protein, translating to MQDFGRILDNQVLAVALTACLIAQILKVIFELVTHGKVNLRVLVTTGGMPSAHSALVTALATSVGQSVGWETPEFALAAIFAIIVMYDAAGVRLAAGKQARILNQIIDELFQEHPKFNENRLKELLGHTPVQVIVGSTLGAAISCLAGPAY from the coding sequence ATGCAGGACTTTGGCCGTATTCTCGACAACCAGGTGCTGGCGGTTGCACTCACCGCGTGTCTGATCGCTCAAATATTAAAGGTGATCTTTGAATTAGTCACACATGGCAAGGTAAATCTGCGCGTCTTGGTAACCACCGGCGGAATGCCTAGCGCTCATTCTGCGCTGGTGACTGCCCTAGCTACCAGTGTCGGGCAGTCTGTGGGATGGGAAACACCTGAGTTTGCCCTTGCGGCAATTTTTGCGATTATCGTCATGTACGATGCAGCAGGCGTGCGCTTAGCTGCCGGCAAGCAGGCACGCATCCTCAATCAAATTATTGATGAGCTGTTTCAAGAACACCCCAAGTTTAACGAAAACCGCCTGAAGGAATTGCTAGGGCACACTCCTGTTCAGGTAATAGTGGGTTCCACTCTCGGCGCTGCCATCTCTTGCTTAGCAGGGCCGGCCTATTAA
- a CDS encoding MgPME-cyclase complex family protein: MQTYYFILASQRFLLEEEPFEEVLQERHRHYKELEKEIDFWLVKEPAFLEAPAMAPVKAKCPQPAVAVISTNPQFITWLKLRLEFVHTGEFQAPSEAIPEPLASLTPAS; the protein is encoded by the coding sequence ATGCAAACTTACTACTTCATTCTGGCCAGCCAGCGCTTTTTGTTAGAGGAAGAACCCTTTGAAGAAGTTCTCCAAGAGCGTCACCGTCACTACAAAGAACTGGAAAAAGAAATTGATTTTTGGCTAGTCAAAGAGCCGGCATTTTTAGAAGCGCCGGCGATGGCACCCGTTAAAGCCAAATGTCCACAGCCGGCAGTTGCGGTCATTTCTACTAATCCCCAGTTCATTACCTGGTTAAAATTGCGCCTGGAATTTGTACATACCGGCGAATTTCAAGCACCTTCAGAGGCGATCCCAGAACCCTTGGCATCCCTAACGCCGGCATCTTAA